In one Rhodococcus sp. B50 genomic region, the following are encoded:
- the galT gene encoding galactose-1-phosphate uridylyltransferase, whose amino-acid sequence MGARVRQTVTHLADGRELIYFDDTEPFVSGAATRHLHDRRDLPPVAATSEMRRDPLTGEWVTFAAHRMDRTFLPSAVDCPLCPSRAGACTEIPADDYDVVVFENRFPSLGAPSTGEDLVDGDGLWPRRPATGRCEVVAFTPDHDAWFADLSLPRARTVIDALAARTAALSRLPDVRQVFCFENRGVEIGVTLQHPHGQIYAYPFVPPRSQTLLDRAREHRLRTGRSLQGDILDAERGAGTRLVWSGDTWSAYVPAAARWPVEVHLVPHRDVPDLAALDECERDELAVVHRDLLGRVDRFFPGVDRAPYIAAWHQAPVGAGREEVRLFCQIFSLRRAPDKLKYLAGSESAMGAWISDTTPERIAARLREVAT is encoded by the coding sequence GTGGGGGCGCGGGTCCGGCAGACCGTCACGCATCTCGCGGACGGCCGGGAACTGATCTACTTCGACGACACCGAACCGTTCGTCTCCGGTGCCGCGACCCGCCACCTCCACGACCGCCGCGACCTGCCGCCCGTCGCGGCGACCTCCGAGATGCGCCGCGACCCGCTGACGGGGGAGTGGGTGACCTTCGCGGCGCACCGAATGGACCGCACCTTCCTGCCGTCGGCCGTCGACTGCCCGTTGTGCCCGAGCAGGGCGGGCGCGTGCACCGAGATCCCGGCCGACGACTACGACGTCGTCGTGTTCGAGAACCGGTTCCCGTCGCTCGGGGCACCGTCGACCGGTGAGGATCTCGTCGACGGCGACGGGCTGTGGCCGCGCCGACCGGCGACCGGCCGCTGCGAGGTCGTCGCGTTCACCCCCGACCACGACGCCTGGTTCGCGGACCTCTCCCTGCCCCGGGCGCGCACCGTCATCGATGCGCTCGCCGCCCGCACCGCCGCGCTGTCGCGCCTGCCGGACGTGCGGCAGGTCTTCTGCTTCGAGAACCGCGGTGTGGAAATCGGTGTGACGCTGCAGCATCCGCACGGTCAGATCTACGCCTATCCGTTCGTCCCGCCGCGATCGCAGACTCTGCTGGATCGTGCCCGCGAGCATCGCCTGCGGACCGGCAGGTCGTTGCAGGGCGACATCCTCGACGCCGAACGTGGGGCGGGCACCCGACTCGTGTGGTCCGGCGACACGTGGTCGGCCTACGTCCCTGCCGCGGCCCGCTGGCCCGTCGAGGTGCATCTCGTCCCGCACCGCGACGTCCCGGACCTCGCAGCCCTCGACGAGTGCGAACGCGACGAACTCGCCGTGGTCCATCGCGATCTCCTCGGCCGCGTCGACCGGTTCTTCCCCGGCGTCGACCGCGCCCCCTATATCGCCGCCTGGCATCAGGCACCGGTCGGTGCGGGGCGCGAGGAAGTGCGGTTGTTCTGCCAGATCTTCTCGTTGCGACGGGCCCCGGACAAGCTGAAATATCTCGCGGGATCGGAATCGGCGATGGGCGCGTGGATCAGCGATACCACCCCCGAACGAATCGCGGCACGCCTTCGGGAGGTCGCGACATGA